The following are from one region of the Veillonella nakazawae genome:
- a CDS encoding putative holin-like toxin, protein MSTFKVLSLMISFGILVATIIMAAK, encoded by the coding sequence ATGAGTACATTTAAAGTGTTATCGTTAATGATCTCCTTTGGGATACTTGTAGCGACCATTATCATGGCAGCAAAGTGA
- a CDS encoding LlaJI family restriction endonuclease, with protein sequence MINDVLDYHFEIINDGDNLTESFCGEWDIYPYCDRYNERLNCSFVGMVIKEDNILLSFPKHYNVENAISRDEKLQLLKEMKDILYIIERDRQLYGVEPGQLSDTIPVDAYYYILRYYLEFGLYHSQIRDTSKGYKGHINWYQTINTIRPLLSDGNFVYSPFIVNCEYDESIFITECMDYVLYDFYKSFQSLLDDIHPYKRQFYNPIFDEYNFCISKLQTLVGRFFKDHERLLLNSLIRYFQWKSNRSKSSKFLTLYFGWFWERMVNSYLSSHLQIMGHDYKITKESQSSNLKIIKPDNIDIEENKTRGRGRFSIQFDHYLNIITSRRQQLILLFDSKYFSNDVNSFNYKQAFYYYYLRGKYKNAIIRNALVIPTSGERKTVVHVDRRHIDGLYILEEYINLKAVISDYKKLFSS encoded by the coding sequence ATGATAAATGATGTATTAGATTATCACTTTGAGATCATAAATGATGGTGATAATTTGACAGAGTCTTTTTGTGGAGAATGGGATATATATCCATATTGTGATCGATATAATGAGAGGTTGAATTGCTCTTTTGTAGGAATGGTAATAAAAGAAGATAATATTCTGCTTTCATTTCCAAAGCATTATAATGTTGAGAACGCAATTTCACGAGATGAAAAGTTACAACTTTTAAAAGAGATGAAGGATATATTGTATATTATAGAGCGAGATAGACAACTCTATGGTGTGGAGCCTGGACAATTATCTGATACAATTCCTGTAGATGCGTACTACTATATTCTTAGATATTATTTAGAGTTTGGTTTATATCATAGTCAAATTAGAGATACTTCAAAAGGATATAAAGGTCATATCAATTGGTACCAAACAATAAATACAATTCGCCCCTTATTAAGTGATGGAAATTTTGTATACTCTCCGTTTATAGTTAACTGTGAATACGATGAGTCAATTTTTATTACTGAGTGTATGGATTATGTCTTATATGATTTTTATAAATCATTTCAATCTTTATTAGATGATATCCATCCTTATAAGCGTCAATTTTATAATCCTATTTTTGACGAGTACAATTTTTGTATCTCTAAGTTACAAACATTAGTTGGTCGTTTTTTCAAGGATCATGAACGATTGTTATTGAATTCCTTGATAAGATACTTTCAATGGAAAAGTAATCGTAGTAAGTCATCTAAGTTTCTAACTCTGTATTTTGGATGGTTCTGGGAGCGTATGGTAAACTCCTATCTATCTAGTCATCTCCAAATTATGGGACATGATTATAAAATTACAAAGGAGTCACAATCTAGTAATTTAAAAATAATAAAGCCTGATAACATAGATATAGAGGAAAATAAAACAAGAGGCCGTGGCCGATTTTCTATACAGTTTGATCATTACTTAAACATTATAACTAGTAGAAGACAACAATTAATCTTACTATTCGATTCTAAGTATTTTTCTAATGATGTGAATTCATTTAATTATAAGCAAGCCTTTTATTACTATTACTTGCGTGGTAAATATAAAAATGCCATTATTAGAAATGCTTTAGTTATACCTACATCCGGTGAAAGAAAAACTGTAGTACATGTTGATAGACGACACATTGATGGTCTATATATTCTTGAAGAATATATAAATCTTAAAGCTGTAATCAGTGATTATAAGAAATTATTTTCAAGTTAG